The following nucleotide sequence is from Chthonomonas sp..
GAGGTGGCCGAAGCGTGAACCCCAATATCCAAGAGATGCTAGACCTCGTGGCGCAGATTCCGGTGGGCAAGGTGGCCAGCTACGGAATGGTTGGCGCGCGGCTGAGCCGACCGACCACAGGGCGCATCGTGGGTCGTTGGCTGTACCTCCACGGCCATGACACGACGTGGTGGCGCGTGGTCTCCTCGACCGGGCACATCTCTCTCGCCAAGCTTGATGCGGCCGCTGCTCAGGACCAAATGCTGCGCCTCCGAGCAGAAGGGGTGAACATCGACGATCTCCGAGTGGATCGCGCTGCGTTCGTGGACCCCGACTGGGATCCTGAGGCTAGGTAATCTGGCGATCTATGGCGAGCACTTTCGGCACCCTCTTCCGCATCACAACTTGGGGCGAGTCCCACGGCGGTGGCGTCGGAGTGGTGATTGACGGCTGCCCCGCGCGCTTGCCGGTCTCGCTGGCCGAGATACAACTAGAACTGGACCGTCGCCGCCCCGGCCAGAGTGCCATCGTCACTCAGCGCAAAGAGTCGGACGCGGCAGAGATTCTCAGCGGAATCCAAGACGGGCTCACGCTTGGCACTCCGATTTCAATCATGGTGCGAAACTCCGATGCGCGCAGCCGCGACTACGACGAGATGCGGGAGAAGTACCGCCCTAGTCACGCCGACTTTGCATATGATCAGAAGTACGGCATCCGAGCATGGTCTGGCGGTGGACGGGCAAGCGCACGAGAGACCATCGGTCGTGTAGCGGCAGGAGCCGTCGCAAAGAAGCTCCTTTCGCTTTGCTTTGGCGTCGAAGTGCTTGCGTGGGTGGAGCGAGTGCAGGACATCACCTGCCCGGAGATTGACGAACTGGCGGTGACGATGGACGAGATAGAAGCCACTGCAATCCGCTGCCCGCACCCCGAGATTGCTGCCCAAATGATCGAGCGGATCGAAGCCGTTCGAAAGGACGGAAACAGCGTCGGCGGATCCATCCGCGGAATTGCGCGCGGAGTCCCTACTGGGTGGGGGGAACCGGTCTTCGACAAACTCGAGGCGGACCTTGCCAAAGCCCTGATGAGTTTGCCCGCCTGCAAGGCGTTCGAAGTCGGGGCCGGATTCGATGGGACTTACATGACCGGACTGAGCCATCACGACGCCTATGTCGCCGATGCGGAGCGAAGGGTCACGACGCGAACCAACTACTCAGGCGGCATCCAAGGCGGGATAAGCGTCGGTATGCCGATCACCTTCCGCGCCGGGTTCAAGCCGACCGCCACCATCATGCACGAACTCGATACGGTCACCGTGGGGCACGAAAATACGACACTTAAGGGCCGAGGCCGCCACGACCCTTGCGTCCTCCCGAGAGCAGTCCCCATGGTCGAGTCGATGGCCGCACTTGTCCTCGCCGACCACGCGCTAAGACAATCTGCCCAGTCTTTAACGATCCCTTAACGTTGCGTAGCCTACACTCAAGTTAGCAACATGGCCTTAGCAGACATGCCACCAGTCGATATCCCGCAAATCGATACTCGAACGAAGATTCTTGCGGAAGGCGTGGACTTTTACTATGGTGCATTTCATGCGCTGAGAGACATTTCTATTCGGGTGCCGGAAAAACACATCACCGCCCTAATCGGCCCCTCCGGTTGCGGCAAGAGCACCTTTCTACGCTGCCTTAACCGGATGAACGACCTGATCGACGGAACCCGAATCACGGGAACAATCGAGGTGGACGGCCGGAACATCTACTCTCGCGATGTCGATGCGGTCTCGCTGCGCAAACAAATAGGGATGGTCTTCCAGAAGCCGAATCCGTTCCCGATGTCGATCTTCGACAACATCGGCTACGGTCCGCGCATCCACGGAGTCCGAAAGAAGTCCGACTTAGAAAATGTGGTGGAGCGATGTCTCCGACAAGCATTCCTGTGGGAGGAGGTCAAGGACAAACTCAACGACAGCGCGTTCGCTCTCTCCGGGGGTCAGCAGCAGCGGCTGTGCATTGCGCGGACCATGGCAGTCGATCCCGAGATCATCCTCATGGATGAGCCGTGCTCGGCTCTGGACCCGATAGCAACGCGCAAGATCGAAGATCTCATGCTTGAGCTCCGAAAGGAGTTCACGATTGTGGTTGTCACGCATAATATGCAGCAAGCGCAGCGTGCGTCAGATTTCACTGGGTTCTTCATGCTCGGTCAGTTGATGGAGTTCGGCGAGACGATCCAGATCTTCCAAGATCCGAAGATTCAGCAGACCGAAGACTACATCACCGGTCGATTCGGCTAAGCGGTCAAAAACCGGTAGACTCCGCAGGTTGATGATCGACCAGTCGCCGTTGCTCCACGCCATCCATCTTGCTGCTCGCAAGCTTTCGACGCTCGGTCGGTTTGACCAGGTCTTGCGCGACGTGCTTTCGATCTGCGTAACGGCTGCCGACGCGTCGGGCGGCACTATCTACCTTCACGATTCCGCAAAGCACACGCTCCAATTTCGACATGTCCTGCCCGAAGAGGTAGCGCTGACGCTTGAGCTCAAAGACATTCCCGAGGATTTCGGGGTAGCCGGCCAGGTCTTCCAAACCCGTAAGTCGATCATCAGCAACTTCGACCCCGGCGATGAAGAGCGCAAAGCGGTCTCCTCTAAGGTCGGCGTCACCAGCGCGATCTCGACGATGATCACGGTCCCGCTCATGATGGAAGGCGAAGATCCCATCGGGGTCGTCCAGCTCGTGAACAAGAACGGTGGCCCGTTCACCGCCCAAGATGCGCTCGTTCTCGACACTGTCAGCGCGATCTGCACCATGGCGTACCTGAATACGCGCCTGCTGGATGAGCAGACCAGGGCAAGCCAGCTCTTGGGAATGGGCAAGATCGGCCACGACATCAAGAATCTAGCATTTGCCCTCGAAGCAAACGTCTCGTTCTCGGACGACACGATCCGCGGCCTGCGCGAAGGACTGGACACCGTCGAGGGCGCAGAGGGGTGCATCACCTACGTGGACGACATCGAGCAGTTGCTGACCGACCTGAGCACCTCGATCGACCGCATTAAGCGCTATTCGAATCTCATGAGCGACCTATCGGCCGGCAAGCGACTTGCGCCGACGATGAGCCTAGGCCCCCTGGCCGATACGATTCAGCTCGCCGCCGCGTTCATGGAGTCAGAGGCGCGCAAACGATGCATCCAACTCCGGTACGACATCGCTACCGACGCGCCCGTCTACTGGCACGACGAGATGTTCATCTTCCGCGTCGTGCAAAACCTCGTAAGCAACGCCATCAAGGCCGTCGCCGAGACCACTGGTGGACTCGATGAAGACCGACCCGATACCTGGAAGAGCGTGACGGTGCGCTACCACTTCCAGAACGATCACCACATCATTGAAATTCAAGACGAGGGCCCGGGCATGAACGAAGAGACCGCTGCGCGGATTCTGAGCGGAACTGCGGTCAGTGTTTGGGGCAAGAGCAGCGGCAGCGGCCTGGGTACACGCATCGTGCTCGAACTCGCTGCCACACACGATGGAATCGTCACGATCGAAAGCCAATTGGGCAGCGGATCAACTTTCCGCGTCGCCCTACCCCACCGTACGAGTTAGTAAACTTTCACCGAATCCGGGATGACGGCTGGGAGCCTGCCAATCTCGGGTTCTGGAGCGAGGAACTTGACGCGTGCGATCTTCCAGACCCCGTCGATCTTCGCCCAATCATGGCGCTGAGTGGTCTCGCTCGTCACACGCGATGTGCCGACCCATCGGGTGATCTGCGCTCGGACCTGCACGCTCGCCATGTCTGTGTCAGTCTCCCATTGCGAGAACTGGAACTTAACTTGGAGTCGATGCGACCGGTTCCAGCCAGCCTGGGTCGAGGCCAGAATCGTGCCGATCTGCAGTTCATTCCCGTCCTGATCGATGAACGTCGCGTCCGGCAAAAACTCGTTCCCGAGCATGCGCGCGTCCTGTTTGGTGTAGGCGGTGGCGATCCTATCGTAGGCCGCTTGCAGAGGCCGAGCCTGCCGGGCGTTGACCACCGTGCCCAGCGCGAAAACCAAAAGCACAAGCGCAGTTCGCATGTCCGTACAGACGACGGGCAACACCAAATCGAAGCGGTGCTATGATCCGGCTATGGACTATCGTGGCTGGGCCCTGCTATCGGCGCTCTTCGCCGGATTCACCGCGCTCCTCTCTAAGAAGGGACTAGAATCAGTGCCCTCGAACCTCGCCTTGGCGGTTCGGGTGGTCTTCATCCTCGTGATCTCGGTCGCGATTGCCGCCGCAACGCACCAGACGCAGGTCGCGAAGCTCACACTCAAGCAGTGGGCGCTGCTCGGGGGTTCCGCTCTCGCGACGGGTGCCTCCTGGCTCTGCTACTTCCGGGCCCTGAAGGACGGGCCCGTGACAGCGGTGGCCCCAATCGACAAGCTCAGCTTTGTGGTTGCGGTCGTGCTAGGCGTGGTCTTACTCCGCGAAAAGCTAACGTGGAACCTGGGCCTTGGATGCGTCCTGATCGTATGCGGAGTGCTCGTGACGCTCTACAAGCCCTAAATCTCGATCATCTGCGCCACGTCGTGGTCAGCGTCCATGGACGTGTAGTAGTACGGCGTACGCGACTCGAACTCGCCGGCGCACGTGTCCACCATTTTGAATACCGGTTGGTTGCCAGCTTCCGCAAGCGTCTCTTCGATCAAGGCACCGAACGAGGCACCGCACAAGCTCAGGATCGTCCCACGGGGGAATCCCAGTTGAGCCGCCTCGCTGATCACCGTTCTCGGGTCGGAGGTATCTGCGATGGCCAGTAAGCGGGTCTCCATCTTGACCAGCGTCTCGATCTTGCGCAAGAACCACTTGTCCACGCGGCTGAGCTGGTTCACCTGGGCAATGCTCCAACCGCGCCGCAGCGCTTCGATCAGTGCCCAGAGCCTCTCGTCGGTCGGCTTACGGACTGCCTGCGTGAGCTCCGCATCGTCCATCCCCTGCATCTTCTCATGCCGCAAGTCCCGCTGGCGAATCTCCAAGCCGCGGATCGCCTTCATCAATGCGCCCTCGAACGTGCGATCAATCGCCATCACTTCCCCGGTCGCCTTCATCTGGGTGAAGAGCGTACGGTCGCCAGAAGTGAACTTATCAAAAGGCCACCGTGGAATCTTCACTACGCAGTAGTCGAGTGCGGGCTCGAAGCAAGCCTTGGTGCTGCCCGTCACCTGGTTTTCGATCTCGTCCAGGGTCCTGCCGATGGCGATCTTCGCCGAGACGCGCGCAATCGGATACCCGGTCGCCTTGCTTGCAAGGGCGGATGAGCGAGAAACGCGCGGATTGACCTCGATCACGTAATAGTCGAAGCTGTCTGGGTTCACCGCCAGTTGTACGTTGCAGCCGCCCTCAATCCCAAGCGCGCGGATGATCTTCAGCGAGGCGGTCCGGAGCATGTGATACTCGATGTCGCTAAGGGTTTGGCTGGGAGCGACCACGATGGAGTCGCCCGTGTGGACCCCCATGGGGTCGAGATTCTCCATGTTGCAGATCGTGATGCAGTTCCCGGCTTGGTCGCGCATCACTTCGTACTCCACTTCCTTCCAGCCGAGCAAGCTGCGCTCGACCATGATCTGGCTGCGCATGGACAGTTTCAGTCCGTTCGAACCTATCTCCAGGAGATCTTCGGGCGTGTTGGCAATCCCGCCCCCCGTTCCACCCAAAGTGTACGCGGGTCGAACGATGCAAGGGTAGGGCACGACACCGATCACTGCATCCAACTGTTCAGCAGATTCGATGATCCAGCTCTCAGGGACAGGCTCGGAAATCTCGCGCATGAGCGCGCGAAACTCCTCCCGGTCTTCTGCGCGTTGGATCGCGTCCAGCGGCGTTCCCAGCAACCGTACACCGTACTTCTCAAGGATGCCTCGCTGCGCAAGTTGTGTCGCCAAGTTCAGACCAGTCTGGCCACCCAGAGTAGGCAGCAGCCCATCGGGTCGTTCGCGAGCGATGACTCGCTCACAAAACTCAGGTGTTAATGGTTCAATGTAGACGGCATCGGCCGTCTCCTCATCAGTCATGATCGTTGCGGGGTTGGAGTTGATGAGCACCACCCGGTACCCCTCCTCTCGAAGACTCTTGCAAGCCTGGGAGCCCGCATAGTCAAATTCCGCCGCCTGACCGATGACAATGGGCCCGGAACCGATGACGAGAATCTTCTCCATCAAAGGTCCATTGTGACGCATTCCCAACGCCAGCAGGGCACCGAAGTCGAAACTTCGGTGCCCTGCAATCAACTGAGTTGGCTAGGCGATTAGTTGTCGCCTTCGACCTCGTACGAGTCGGACAGGATCAGGTAATCGAAGAAGTCGATCACCGTGTCTCCGTTCAAGTCCGCATCCGGATTTGCATCGTAAAGGGGCTGGCCCTTCTCCGATTCGTAGGCGTCGCTGACAAGCAAGTAGTCGAAGAAGTCGACAATGTTGTCCTTGTTGGCGTCGCCGTTGGTCAAGTTGAAGTCCTTGCCCGAGGCGTTACCAAGCGAAGCATCGACGGCAATGCGCTTGGGCAGCCAGTGACTGTAATCCACGCGGATGCTGCGCGTCGACGGCAGCACGTTGATCAGATAGTTACCGCCCGCGTCCAGTGGCGAAGTCAACGTCTCGATCAAGTTTCCAGCGACCGCATCGTCGTAGCACTGAATGCTGACGGCGGTCGGCGGAGTACCAAGCCAGCCCAGAGGATTGACTTTACCGGTGATCTTCGGCGCGTTCGTACCCGTGATCTTCAGGTTGTCGAACATGGAGAACAGTGGCTGGTCGGTCGGACGTGGCGACGCAGCCGGATCGAACATGCCGAGCATCACGTAGCCGTTGGTGTAATCCGTGTCCGAGAACTCGAGCATCTTGGTATAGGCGAGCGTCGGGTTCTCCGTAACATTGTTGTTTCGGATTTCCCAACTGATCTGCGTACCTGCCCGCTTCAAGCGCACCGAGTACCAGTCGATGGCGAGGATGCCACCGGTGTTGACAAACAACGGCAGCGCGCCTGGATTTGGATTCGGGAATGCGGCAACGTAGTAAGCGTTGCTGCTGTTCTGGAACGGAGCCGCTGACGGACCCCAGCCTGCAAGCGCCGTGTTCTCAACGTTCTTCTTGTAGATTCGGTAGTCGCGGGAGGACGATCCGTCTGCGACGAGACCAAACACGTATCCCGTGCCCGAGATTCCCTGGCTGAAACCGACGTCGTTGCCCATTTCCAGACCGAACGTGGTCAGCTGGGTGGACGTTCCGCTTGACGTAACTTCGACCCACATGTCGAACTCGACGGTGTAGTCGCCCAAGAACCGAGTGTTCGGGATGATGCTGGTCGCATCGACCGAAGTCGTTTCGCCGACCTTCTCGTTGACGCGCGTGTACAGCGCCTTCGTCGTGCTGGAACCGGGCGATGGCGGAATCGCGCTGCCGGTGTGCGAGTTCAGCGCGGCAGTCCCTGAATAGGGCGTAAAGTCGTCCCAAGGCCATGCTCCGCCATGGTCAAAGCTGAACACGGTCTTGCCGTCAATTGGAGCCGTCGCGGGAACCGAAACAATGTACGAGCGATAGTTCGCGCTTGTGTCGGTGTCAAAGTTGTCTGTAAAGTCGGCGATCGCGCCTGCGCTCATCAAAGCGGTGGCACCTGCCAATAACCCAATCCTCTTCATCGTTGAATCCTCCTCAGAACACGGTACGCACATGCACTCGCAAGCGCAATGCCACCTTCGTTCATCTTACACAGGTTTTCAGAATAGGCTAACCGTATTATTACGAGGACCGCGTCCCCCGAGTCCGCAATGGTAAGATTCAACTCCCCATGGAGCCATTTGGCGACGATCGTCCGGAAATCACTGGCAGCTTGATCTCGATGGAGTTTGGCCCCGGAGGTCGCATTGTGCAAATGTGGGCGACCGACCCGGCCTTGCCCGACGAGGGCGAAGAATTTCAGTTCATCCTCCCCCCGTTGTCCTTTGGCGAAGAGAACGCGGAAGACCTCTACCCAGGCACCATCCTGCTGAGCGCGCGCACCGACCCAAGCGAACCATGGATCAGCAGCCGAAACAGTGACGGCAGCAAGCCGATCTTCGATGATCTCACGGACTTCGATGCCAGCAGCGTATCCTTCGAGTACGACTTCCCTTTGCTGCCGGAAATCACCGGAGCAGGCCGCTTCTTCGAGCTGGCTGGTCCGATTCCCCAGATCGTGTGGGAACTCACGCTGCGCAACGCTGGACGCAAAACCATCGAAATCGGTGAGCTTGGATTCCCGCTCGCGCTCAACAATTTTTACGACGGCTTTGGCTGGACCGACGCCCAACTGAAACGCCTGTGGACGAGCCGCCTTTACGTCCACCAGTTCATTGGTGGTGCGGCGAGTTGGGTTTTTGCCCAGCGGATGACCGCCGAGCCGCCCGGACTCCTGATGTTTCCCGGCGACGGCACCGGCTGGGAGTTCTTCAACCA
It contains:
- a CDS encoding nuclear transport factor 2 family protein yields the protein MRTALVLLVFALGTVVNARQARPLQAAYDRIATAYTKQDARMLGNEFLPDATFIDQDGNELQIGTILASTQAGWNRSHRLQVKFQFSQWETDTDMASVQVRAQITRWVGTSRVTSETTQRHDWAKIDGVWKIARVKFLAPEPEIGRLPAVIPDSVKVY
- a CDS encoding MGMT family protein, whose product is MNPNIQEMLDLVAQIPVGKVASYGMVGARLSRPTTGRIVGRWLYLHGHDTTWWRVVSSTGHISLAKLDAAAAQDQMLRLRAEGVNIDDLRVDRAAFVDPDWDPEAR
- a CDS encoding GAF domain-containing sensor histidine kinase translates to MIDQSPLLHAIHLAARKLSTLGRFDQVLRDVLSICVTAADASGGTIYLHDSAKHTLQFRHVLPEEVALTLELKDIPEDFGVAGQVFQTRKSIISNFDPGDEERKAVSSKVGVTSAISTMITVPLMMEGEDPIGVVQLVNKNGGPFTAQDALVLDTVSAICTMAYLNTRLLDEQTRASQLLGMGKIGHDIKNLAFALEANVSFSDDTIRGLREGLDTVEGAEGCITYVDDIEQLLTDLSTSIDRIKRYSNLMSDLSAGKRLAPTMSLGPLADTIQLAAAFMESEARKRCIQLRYDIATDAPVYWHDEMFIFRVVQNLVSNAIKAVAETTGGLDEDRPDTWKSVTVRYHFQNDHHIIEIQDEGPGMNEETAARILSGTAVSVWGKSSGSGLGTRIVLELAATHDGIVTIESQLGSGSTFRVALPHRTS
- the aroC gene encoding chorismate synthase, with protein sequence MASTFGTLFRITTWGESHGGGVGVVIDGCPARLPVSLAEIQLELDRRRPGQSAIVTQRKESDAAEILSGIQDGLTLGTPISIMVRNSDARSRDYDEMREKYRPSHADFAYDQKYGIRAWSGGGRASARETIGRVAAGAVAKKLLSLCFGVEVLAWVERVQDITCPEIDELAVTMDEIEATAIRCPHPEIAAQMIERIEAVRKDGNSVGGSIRGIARGVPTGWGEPVFDKLEADLAKALMSLPACKAFEVGAGFDGTYMTGLSHHDAYVADAERRVTTRTNYSGGIQGGISVGMPITFRAGFKPTATIMHELDTVTVGHENTTLKGRGRHDPCVLPRAVPMVESMAALVLADHALRQSAQSLTIP
- the carB gene encoding carbamoyl-phosphate synthase large subunit, whose amino-acid sequence is MEKILVIGSGPIVIGQAAEFDYAGSQACKSLREEGYRVVLINSNPATIMTDEETADAVYIEPLTPEFCERVIARERPDGLLPTLGGQTGLNLATQLAQRGILEKYGVRLLGTPLDAIQRAEDREEFRALMREISEPVPESWIIESAEQLDAVIGVVPYPCIVRPAYTLGGTGGGIANTPEDLLEIGSNGLKLSMRSQIMVERSLLGWKEVEYEVMRDQAGNCITICNMENLDPMGVHTGDSIVVAPSQTLSDIEYHMLRTASLKIIRALGIEGGCNVQLAVNPDSFDYYVIEVNPRVSRSSALASKATGYPIARVSAKIAIGRTLDEIENQVTGSTKACFEPALDYCVVKIPRWPFDKFTSGDRTLFTQMKATGEVMAIDRTFEGALMKAIRGLEIRQRDLRHEKMQGMDDAELTQAVRKPTDERLWALIEALRRGWSIAQVNQLSRVDKWFLRKIETLVKMETRLLAIADTSDPRTVISEAAQLGFPRGTILSLCGASFGALIEETLAEAGNQPVFKMVDTCAGEFESRTPYYYTSMDADHDVAQMIEI
- a CDS encoding EamA family transporter; protein product: MSVQTTGNTKSKRCYDPAMDYRGWALLSALFAGFTALLSKKGLESVPSNLALAVRVVFILVISVAIAAATHQTQVAKLTLKQWALLGGSALATGASWLCYFRALKDGPVTAVAPIDKLSFVVAVVLGVVLLREKLTWNLGLGCVLIVCGVLVTLYKP
- a CDS encoding phosphate ABC transporter ATP-binding protein, giving the protein MPPVDIPQIDTRTKILAEGVDFYYGAFHALRDISIRVPEKHITALIGPSGCGKSTFLRCLNRMNDLIDGTRITGTIEVDGRNIYSRDVDAVSLRKQIGMVFQKPNPFPMSIFDNIGYGPRIHGVRKKSDLENVVERCLRQAFLWEEVKDKLNDSAFALSGGQQQRLCIARTMAVDPEIILMDEPCSALDPIATRKIEDLMLELRKEFTIVVVTHNMQQAQRASDFTGFFMLGQLMEFGETIQIFQDPKIQQTEDYITGRFG